Genomic window (Candidatus Hydrogenedentota bacterium):
AACGTAGCTTGGGCGAATTGGTCAAAGATATGCCCGTCCAACAAGAGCGCATTGAACGGGTTCCCGCCGGCTGGCCCCTTCCCCGAGGTAAAGGCCGTATCTCTTCTCAATTCGGTTATCGCCGTGATCCTTTCTCAAGACGCGTACGGCACCATGACGGTCTCGACATTTCTGCGCAAAAAGGTACTCCCGCCCATGCAACGGCGCGCGGCAAAGTTATCAAAGCGGAATATATCAGCGAATATGGCAATATGGTCGTCGTTAGTCATGGCGACGGTCTGGAAACTGCTTACGCCCATCTTAGCGCCATTCACGTAACGCGAGGTGAAACCGTGAGCCGCGGCGATGTGGTTGGTCTTGTTGGCAGCACGGGGAAAAGTACCGGGAATCACCTGCACTATGAAGTCCGTCTGAATGGACGCGTCGTGAATCCTGCCAAATATCTGTCGGATTAATTATGCTTGATACACGCAAACTCAGAGAATATAATGATAACAAAGCCATGACCACTATCGGCTCGGGAAGCAAAATCACGGGGGAACTGGTCTGTGCGGGTACGATCCATGTCCTCGGCTTTGTAGAAGGCAGCATAGCCAGTGACGACAGCGTGGTACTCCTCGAAACGGCACGCGTCAAAGGGGATATACGCGCCGGTCAGGTCATTATCAGCGGTCACATCAAGGGCAATATTCAGGCGTCAGAACGACTGGAAATCATGGCGACCGGAAAAGTTGCGGGCAATATCTGCTCTCCGTGTATCAGCATCCATGAAGGTGTGTTCTTTGAAGGACGATGCTCCATGAAAGAAGAAGCGGTTCCGCAAAAAAGTGAGGCACAAGCCAAAGCCCCAACAACTCCTGTCGAAGACAAACCTACTGAAGCGTAGACGCCCCCCTACTCCCCCACCGTATTTTCATCCGCGTCTCATGGGCTGACTGAAGGGCGGTGGTCAAAGATTACCCAAGCCCTGTCCTATGAAAAGAAGCCAACCACCCCTGATTAACGGTGTGATACCGCCTATGGGCGGGGTTTTGATTTTGCAGGTTCCTTTAAAAAGACAGCAGACAATGCCAGATAAAGAGGTAGCCCAATCCGTCCACTTCCTGCCAAATGCGCTGTGCAAGATCCGCATCGCCCGGTAAGCTGCCTTTTTCTGCGCTATACGTTTCCCAAGGCGAACAAACACCTGCACGGGGATCAGGCGTAAAGGCAGTAGGCGGCCCGGATTTGATCGGCCCGTCGCAGACACGGGGCGGTAACTCGGCGACAGGCTCTCCGTCATACTGTCCGTACTTACGGGTGAAGTCTGTCAAGATACGCATGTTTTCGGGTTTCGCGTCATTTTGGATAATGGCGCTTGCATCCATAATAAAGCCGCCATCCTGCGCCGCCGTGTCAAGCACAACTTTACAGGCTTCCTCTACTTCCTCTTGGGTTCCATAAGAAAGGACGGTATTGGGGACACCGCCGCTCAAACAAAACTTCGGTCCCAAGATCTTTGTTGCCTTTTCAATATCGCTGCGGTCTATATGAAAGACCATGCTCTTTTCGGGCAGTTCAGCGAAACTTTCGAGATGATGATCCCAATTTCCTTCTGCGTAAAAGAGTGTCTGGTGACCATGTGCCCAAAACTCTTCGATAATGGGTTTTAGTGTGGGCCAATAATGGCTGTCAAACTGATCCGGCGTAACGAAGGGCACGCAACCGCGATGCATCCAGAACCCGATGGGCGCGTATCCTTCGGGGTCGGCACCGGACATCCCCATTTGGTAGAGGTGCGGCATCAAGGCTTCACAGGCGGCGAGCACTTTTTCGGGCTGCGTGACCATGTCCATGGTCAGGCCAATATAGCCGCGCAGCTTATCGCCGATAATATCGAAAGGCGCTTTAAAAATACCGGAGATAGCTCCGGGTGTACCGCATTCTTGCCGCATCCGTGCGCCCTGGGCGGGAAAGGCATTGAAATAATGCATCATCGCCATGGCGCCCTTTACCAATGCCAGGTTATTTTCATAACGGAGCGTGCTGCAGGTCGGTTGGATATACCGTGACGCCCGCGGCAGCCAACGCTCATATAAAAATGCGGTGGGGTCGTCAATGAGCGCGTCGTATTCATCGGCTTTCATAAAGGCATCTTCAGGGGCAGGTTCGATATATTGGAATCCTGTATCAGCGGGAATATCGATTCCGGGGATGCCGTAATATTTGAGACCCAGCGCCTGGGTCAGCCCGGTCCACACATAGACCATGCTTCCGGGAGCCGCGTCCCAATCATAATCGTTGAGGGTCTTACAGGTGGCATCAAAGGCCTTCGTGAAATCATGGGCTACATCCTGACAGGTATACCCGCTGTGGCGTGCCACAAATTCAGCGGCGAAAGGGCGAATGGGAACACAATCGGGTTTCTCATTGCGCAGGGCGGTTACCACACGATTCAGGCGTTCCAAATAACGTTTTTCAGTGCTGTCATTCACGGTAATGTTTCTCCCAATTCAGCGTTTCCGGACACATCATCACGGTCGCAGGATTTCCGATACTAGGGCGCCGCCTCTGCATCGGGTGGGGCATGCACTTATCGCCTTCTCCTTCGCGCAGGTTGACGCGTCTTCGGTTCTTCTGCCCGTTGCGGCGCTATCTCACGATTATATTTTCTCACAGCTTGATTAT
Coding sequences:
- a CDS encoding M23 family metallopeptidase; this encodes RSLGELVKDMPVQQERIERVPAGWPLPRGKGRISSQFGYRRDPFSRRVRHHDGLDISAQKGTPAHATARGKVIKAEYISEYGNMVVVSHGDGLETAYAHLSAIHVTRGETVSRGDVVGLVGSTGKSTGNHLHYEVRLNGRVVNPAKYLSD
- a CDS encoding polymer-forming cytoskeletal protein, which translates into the protein MLDTRKLREYNDNKAMTTIGSGSKITGELVCAGTIHVLGFVEGSIASDDSVVLLETARVKGDIRAGQVIISGHIKGNIQASERLEIMATGKVAGNICSPCISIHEGVFFEGRCSMKEEAVPQKSEAQAKAPTTPVEDKPTEA